Proteins encoded together in one Polypterus senegalus isolate Bchr_013 chromosome 16, ASM1683550v1, whole genome shotgun sequence window:
- the LOC120516402 gene encoding CENPB DNA-binding domain-containing protein 1-like produces MSTKRKLSLSTPQPAKKERKAIDLDTKMMIIKQYEGGKKVNAIACDMKLSHSTVSTILKDRNRIREAVKGSAPLRSTVITKQRTGPIHEVEKLLNIWMEDQIQQQTPLSLFTIQSKARSLFETLKECAGEDYSQEFVASTGWFKRFKKIFQLHNVRVTGEAASADEEGASKFVDSFDEIIKNEGYLAEQRVQAEALPNLSFRKSRCI; encoded by the coding sequence ATGTCTACCAAGAGGAAACTGTCTCTGTCCACTCCTCAGCCtgccaaaaaggaaagaaaggccaTTGATCTAGACACcaaaatgatgataataaaacagtatgaaggaggaaagaaagtgaatgcgATCGCGTGTGATATGAAGTTATCACACTCTACTGTGTCGACTATTTTAAAGGACAGAAATAGAATTCGTGAAGCTGTGAAAGGTTCTGCACCTTTGCGATCAACAGTGATTACGAAGCAACGTACCGGGCCCATCCATGAAGTGGAGAAATTGTTAAACATTTGGATGGAAGATCAGATTCAACAGCAGACGCCGTTAAGCCTCTTTACAATACAGTCGAAGGCTAGAAGTCTGTTTGAGACTTTAAAGGAATGTGCCGGAGAAGACTACAGTCAAGAATTTGTGGCAAGTACTGGTTGGTTTAAGAGGTTTAAGAAAATATTCCAGTTGCATAATGTTCGAGTGACTGGAGAAGCAGCGAGTGCAGATGAGGAAGGAGCTAGTAAGTTTGTCGATAGTTTTGATGAAATAATTAAGAATGAGGGTTATCTCGCAGAGCAGAGGGTTCAAGCTGAAGCCCTTCCTAATTTATCATTCCGAAAATCCAGGTGCATTTAA